A single genomic interval of Ramlibacter sp. harbors:
- a CDS encoding cytochrome b/b6 domain-containing protein, with translation MSKKVRVWDLPTRFFHWSLAACVVGLVITGHVGGAIIDWHARLGYAVLALLLFRLVWGLVGGRWSRFSSFIYGPRSVVNYLKGKPHPDHLIGHNPLGAGSVFAMLALLAVQIGTGLVSDDEISFTGPLNRFVTSANGLTATWYHKEVGQWLVVVLAGVHIAAVLFYLWKKKDNLIRPMLTGDKEMDRDAIPSRDDTTSRALAVVILGVCAAFVVWLVT, from the coding sequence ATGTCAAAAAAAGTCAGGGTCTGGGATCTGCCCACCCGTTTCTTTCACTGGTCGCTGGCGGCCTGCGTCGTGGGCCTCGTGATCACCGGTCACGTCGGCGGCGCCATCATCGACTGGCATGCCAGGCTGGGCTACGCCGTCCTCGCCCTGCTGCTGTTCAGGCTGGTCTGGGGCCTGGTGGGTGGGCGCTGGTCGCGCTTCTCCTCGTTCATTTATGGGCCACGCAGTGTCGTGAACTACCTCAAGGGCAAGCCTCATCCTGACCACCTGATCGGGCACAACCCGCTTGGCGCGGGCTCGGTCTTCGCCATGCTGGCGTTGCTGGCGGTCCAGATCGGCACCGGCCTGGTCAGCGACGATGAAATCTCCTTCACCGGCCCCCTCAACCGCTTTGTGACCAGTGCCAACGGCCTGACGGCCACCTGGTACCACAAGGAAGTGGGGCAATGGCTGGTGGTGGTGCTGGCGGGCGTGCATATTGCCGCCGTCCTGTTCTACCTCTGGAAAAAGAAGGACAACCTGATCAGGCCCATGCTGACGGGTGACAAGGAGATGGACCGGGACGCCATCCCGTCGCGGGACGACACCACTTCCCGGGCGCTGGCCGTGGTCATTCTTGGCGTTTGTGCAGCTTTTGTGGTCTGGCTGGTCACTTGA
- a CDS encoding cytochrome c: MKLIASLTLAAAACALSAPASAQFAKAEDAIKYRQSALFVMAQHFGRLGAMANGRIPFDAKMAADNAEVVADMAKLPWAAFGPGTDQGAPTKAKPEIWVEQAKFKEHSDKLIAESAKLAAAAKTGNLDTLKTAFGATAGTCKSCHDAYRAK, translated from the coding sequence ATGAAATTGATCGCCTCGTTGACGCTGGCCGCTGCGGCTTGCGCATTGTCGGCCCCGGCATCTGCCCAGTTTGCCAAAGCCGAGGATGCCATCAAGTACCGCCAGAGCGCCTTGTTCGTCATGGCCCAGCATTTTGGCCGCCTGGGGGCCATGGCCAACGGCCGGATTCCCTTTGATGCCAAGATGGCCGCCGACAATGCCGAGGTGGTGGCCGACATGGCCAAGCTGCCCTGGGCTGCGTTCGGTCCTGGCACCGATCAGGGCGCCCCGACCAAGGCCAAGCCGGAAATCTGGGTGGAGCAGGCCAAGTTCAAGGAACACAGCGACAAACTGATTGCAGAGTCAGCCAAGCTGGCCGCGGCCGCCAAGACCGGCAACCTCGACACCCTGAAGACCGCTTTTGGCGCCACCGCGGGCACCTGCAAGTCCTGCCACGACGCCTACCGCGCCAAGTAA
- a CDS encoding TlpA family protein disulfide reductase, with protein MKKSVLYGAAVAAALAIGAGVFLGTGATGAPESTFVLLDGSRQTTQDLKGKVTLVNFWATSCTTCVAEMPRIIATYDKYKGRGFDTLAVAMSYDPPSYVVNYAETRKLPFKVAIDNTGAIARAWGEVQLTPTTYIVNKQGNIVKRYVGEPDFAELHNLIEKLLAQS; from the coding sequence ATGAAAAAAAGTGTCCTCTATGGTGCCGCAGTTGCGGCCGCGCTGGCAATCGGAGCCGGGGTATTCCTCGGCACCGGGGCCACTGGCGCGCCGGAATCCACCTTTGTGTTGCTCGATGGCTCGCGCCAGACCACGCAGGATCTCAAGGGCAAGGTCACGCTGGTGAACTTCTGGGCCACCAGTTGCACCACCTGCGTGGCGGAGATGCCCCGCATCATCGCCACCTACGACAAGTACAAGGGCCGGGGATTTGACACGCTCGCGGTCGCCATGAGCTACGACCCGCCCAGCTACGTGGTCAACTACGCCGAGACCCGCAAACTGCCTTTCAAGGTCGCCATCGACAACACCGGGGCCATTGCACGCGCCTGGGGTGAAGTGCAGCTCACGCCCACCACCTACATCGTGAACAAGCAGGGCAACATCGTGAAGCGCTATGTGGGCGAACCCGATTTCGCCGAACTGCACAACCTCATCGAGAAGCTGCTGGCACAGTCCTGA
- a CDS encoding DUF4197 domain-containing protein, whose protein sequence is MQRRQFNAASISVLGSLSMAAWQQAHALALKDLTDAEASQGLKAALEKGALAAVQLLGKPDGFLGNPKVRIPLPGVLEDAAKLLKTFGQGKRVDELVTSMNRAAEAAVPMARDLLVSAVRSMNVSDARNILMGGDTSVTTFFAEKTREPLAGKFLPVVTRATEKVGLAEKYNRVASKAAGVGLLRKEDANVQQYVTAKSLDGLYLMIGEEEKKIRQDPVGTGSAILKKVFGGLR, encoded by the coding sequence ATGCAACGACGCCAGTTTAATGCCGCCTCCATCTCCGTGCTGGGCAGCCTGTCGATGGCGGCCTGGCAGCAGGCCCATGCGCTTGCGCTCAAGGACCTGACGGATGCGGAAGCCTCGCAGGGGCTGAAGGCCGCGCTTGAAAAAGGGGCGCTGGCCGCAGTCCAGCTGCTTGGCAAGCCTGATGGATTCCTGGGCAACCCAAAAGTTCGAATTCCCTTGCCCGGCGTGCTCGAGGACGCGGCCAAACTTCTCAAAACCTTCGGCCAGGGCAAGCGCGTGGACGAACTGGTGACCTCGATGAACCGCGCGGCGGAAGCCGCCGTGCCCATGGCCAGGGACCTGCTGGTCAGCGCCGTGCGGTCGATGAATGTGAGCGATGCGCGCAACATCCTGATGGGCGGGGACACCTCGGTGACCACGTTCTTCGCTGAAAAGACCCGCGAGCCGCTGGCCGGCAAGTTTCTTCCGGTGGTGACCCGTGCCACCGAAAAAGTGGGGCTGGCGGAAAAATACAACCGGGTGGCCTCCAAGGCCGCTGGGGTGGGGCTGCTGCGCAAGGAGGACGCCAACGTGCAGCAGTATGTGACCGCCAAGTCACTGGACGGGCTGTACCTGATGATCGGCGAGGAGGAAAAGAAGATCCGGCAGGACCCGGTCGGCACAGGCAGCGCCATACTCAAGAAGGTCTTCGGCGGCCTCAGGTAG
- a CDS encoding alpha/beta hydrolase yields the protein MAHFLLVHGAWHGAWCWRHVTDALVRAGHRAHAVTLTGVGERAHLLSSAITLETHISDVAQALEAEELEDVVLAVHSYAGMIGTALADRMPRRLRHLVYVDAVVPRPGESWSSTHASATREARLAAAQASPTFSFPAPDPAVFGLEAADHAWVKRRQTPHPGHTYTAPLAFDPHRVATVPRTFINCTQPALGTIDAIRPRVVDPRFWDGAWLGGPGGACVVELKTGHDPMVSAPEDLTRVLLDCAA from the coding sequence ATGGCCCACTTTCTCCTTGTTCATGGTGCCTGGCACGGCGCGTGGTGCTGGCGCCACGTGACCGACGCACTGGTGCGCGCCGGCCACCGCGCGCACGCCGTCACACTGACCGGTGTGGGCGAGCGCGCGCACCTGCTGTCCAGCGCCATCACGCTGGAAACCCACATCAGCGACGTGGCCCAGGCCCTTGAAGCCGAGGAACTGGAGGACGTGGTGCTCGCCGTGCACTCCTATGCCGGCATGATTGGCACCGCGCTGGCCGACCGCATGCCCCGGCGGCTGCGCCACCTGGTCTATGTGGATGCGGTGGTCCCACGCCCGGGCGAGAGCTGGAGCAGCACCCACGCAAGCGCGACCCGCGAGGCCCGGCTGGCGGCCGCCCAGGCCTCGCCCACCTTCAGCTTCCCGGCGCCCGACCCGGCCGTGTTCGGCCTGGAGGCGGCCGACCATGCGTGGGTCAAGCGCCGCCAGACCCCGCACCCGGGCCACACCTACACCGCCCCGCTGGCCTTCGACCCCCACCGCGTGGCCACGGTGCCGCGCACCTTCATCAACTGCACCCAGCCGGCCCTGGGCACGATCGACGCCATCCGCCCGCGGGTGGTCGACCCCAGGTTCTGGGATGGCGCCTGGCTGGGCGGACCAGGGGGCGCCTGCGTGGTCGAACTCAAGACCGGTCACGACCCCATGGTGAGCGCGCCTGAGGATCTGACCCGCGTGCTGCTGGATTGCGCGGCATGA